A stretch of DNA from Micromonospora sp. NBC_01813:
GGGCGAGTGGCAGTGCCACCACCGCCACGGTCAGCCCGGCGAGCAGGTCCCGGCCCGGTTGGCGGCGCAGGGCCTGCCAGTCGGCCGCCTGCGGCAGCAACCGGCGTACGGCGTTCATCGACGGCCCGATGCGCCGTCGGTCGACGCCTGCCGCAGTTCGACCAGCAACTCGGTCTGGTCGACCAGCATCTCGGTGAGGATCCGCCGGGCCGCCCGCATCAGGTCGGCGACGTCCGGCCCAGCCAGCGCGTAGGTGACCGCAGAGCCGTCCCGGCTGGAGACCACGATCCCGGCCCGGCGCAGCACCGCCAACTGCTGGGACAGGTTCGACGCCTCGACGTCGATCTCGGCGAGCAGTTCGCGGACCTGACGGGGGCGCTCACCGAGCAGTTCGAGCACCCGGATGCGGACCGGGTGGCCGAGCATCCGGAAGAACTCGGCCTTCTTCTGATACAGCGGCACTGGCATGTGACCAATTGAAAACTTCTTCAAGTCGACGATCGCGAGCAGGGGCCGGCGCAGTGCGAAAGGTCACCCGTCAACCCAGCAGATCGACCCAGGCGGCCCGGACAACCTGCATGTCGGACTCCTGGTGGAGAAAATCGGCAGCCAGGAAGCCGGGACCGTCGTTCACCTCCGGCTCCCAGTAGATGCCGAGACCTCCGCCTGTCGGCACCCACTGCTGGTACACCGACACCCGTACCCCGTCGACGAAATCCGAGCTGCCGTCGTTACGGGCCCGGCGGTTGCCCTCGATCAGGTCGAGCACCGCCGGGGTTTCGGCCAGGTAGAAGTAGGCCACCCAACCGGCACCGGTGCAGCGGACCGTCTCGGTCAGCTCCGCCGGCAGCACGGTGCCGAGTTCGCCGTACGCCTGCTGCGGCTCGGTCGCCGGCACACAATCGGTCGCCCGGCGGTGGAACCCGTCGGCCAGGTCCCGCAGCGAAGCATCCCGGAACGCCGCCGCCCGCTCCTCGGCGTTCATTCCGGTGCCGGACAGGCGGTCACCGCTGGCGGTCGGCGTCGGCCCCGCGCCGGTCCCGTCCGGCTGGCGCCCACCGTCGGGCCAGACAACATAGCCGGCGAGGGCGATCGCCGCCACCGATGCGACACCGCCCGCGAGCAACGCCAGCCGTCGCCACCGGGACGGGCCAGCCGGCGCGACCGTCGGGGGGACACCGACGACGGCCGGCCGTAGGCCGCCTCCAGGCGCGGTGACCGGGCGTGGCCCGGCACCGAGCAGGTGCGCGGCGCCCTCGGCGACGACGGTCTCCGGCTGCTCGACGACGATCGGGGTGATCCCGAGCCGACGGTGCAGTAGGGTGGCGACCAGCGGAATCCGGCTCGACCCGCCGACCAGGATCAGCCCGGCGAGTTCGGCCCGGGTCGCGCCGCAGCGGGCGATCGTCGCGGCGGTCGCCTCGACCGTGCGCTCCAGCAGCGGCGACGCCGCCCGTTCGAACTCCTCCCGGGTGACGTGCACCTGCCGCTCGGCGACCGGCACGTGCACGTCGGCCTGCGCGGCGCGCGACAGCATCTCCTTCGCGGCCCGCGCCTCGTCGCGCAACGCGGCGAAGTGCCGGCGGTCCGCGACGGTCTGCGGGTTCGTCAGCCGCCGCCACTGCGCCGGGTCGGCTCCGGCGACCACCGCGCCGATCAGGTCGAGGACCACCCGGTCCAGGTCCACGCCGCCGACGTCGTCGAGCCCGCCGACCGACCGGACCTCGAAACCGTCAGCGGTACGGCGAACCACCGCCGCGTCGAACGTACCGGCGCCCAGGTCGTAGACGACGACCGACTGGCCGACCGCCACCTGCTGCCGTAGCACACCGACGAAGTAGGACGCGGCGGCGGCCGGCTCGGCGACCAGCACCGGCGGCGGCAGCCCGGCGCGCGCGGCGGCCTCACGCAGCACCGCCCGTCGGGGTCCGCCCCACGCCGCCGGGTGCGTCAACGCCACCGAGCTCAACGGCACGCCGGCGGTCCGGGTTGCCTCCTGGTACGCCCGCCGCAGCGCCGCGGCCATCAGGTCCACCACCGGCACGGCGTGCTCACCGAGCAGTACGGTGCCGGCGTCGATGTGCCGCTTCGGGTTCGGTTCGAACCGCGCCGGCTCCGACCGGGCCGCCCGTTCGGCGTCGCGCCCCACCAGCAGGCTGCCGTCGTCGGCGGCGAACACGGCCGACGGCAGCAGCGGTGAGCCATCGACCAGCAGCGGCCGGACCCGACCGTCCGGCCAGCGCAGCAGGGCGACGGTGTTCGTGGTGCCGTAGTCCAGCCCCAGGTGGAATCCGGCGTCGATCACACCGGGCAGCATAGGCACATCCGTGCTGGCCGACGCGGGTCACCCCGGCTGAGGGCCCGCGCCGGCCAGCACGGTCAGGCGCCGAGCAGGAACCGGTCGAACACCGTCGGTGCCACCTGCGGCGTGCGCATGTCGTACCGGTAGCTGGTCACCTCACCGGTGCCGGTGTCCAGGACGGAGAAGACCGAATAGTCGTTGCTCTGCACGAACGGCAACGGCGTACCGGCCGGGTCGGTCAGCGGCGCGACCGTCGGCAACTCCGGCTCCAACCCGCCCGGGTTGCCCTGAGCGAGGTAGTTGTCCGGGTTCCACGGTGCCGGCGGAATCGGCCGGGACCGACCGGACAGCGGGTGGAAAGCGCCGTACGAGTTGCCCACGTTCGACGTCTCCAGGTAGTGGGTGCCGGAGTCGGCGGTGAACCGGTTCCACAGGTGCGAGTGGCCGTTGAGCACCAGGTTCACCCCGGCGGACTCCAGCAGCGGGGCGACGTCGCGGGTCAGCACGTTCTCCGTACGCGGATAGTCGTACCGGATCCGGGTGTTGCCGGCGGCGTCGGTCTCCTCGGTGCGCACCGGATCGGTGAACGGTGGGGCGACGTTGTCGCCCAACCCGTGCGGGCCCTCGTGCAGCATCACCACCGTGTACTTCGCGTCCCGGAACTGCTTGCTGGCCACCTCGCGCGCCAACCACTGGTACTGCCTGCTGCCGACGCCGATCTCCTCGAAGATGTGCGAACCCCAGCCCTGGGCGAGCGGGTCACCGACGGTCGCCGGCGCCTCGGTGTAGCGGGTCCGCTGCCAGTTCGCCGGATCGGCCGCGATGCCGGTGCCCCGCCAGATCCGGGTGGCGTACAGCGAGATCAGCCGGACGTCGCCGACGGTCGTCGCGTAGTAGCGTTCGTCGCCGGCACCGCTGGTCGGCAGGGTGAAGATCTCCTCGTACGTCTCGGTGTTGAACGAGTTCTCCAGGATCCAGCGTTCCTTGATCCTCGGATCGTTGCGCGGGTTGACCTGCTTGGCGACCTTGCGGTACGCCGCCTGCGCCACCGCGCGCGGCACCGGC
This window harbors:
- a CDS encoding ArsR/SmtB family transcription factor, which translates into the protein MPVPLYQKKAEFFRMLGHPVRIRVLELLGERPRQVRELLAEIDVEASNLSQQLAVLRRAGIVVSSRDGSAVTYALAGPDVADLMRAARRILTEMLVDQTELLVELRQASTDGASGRR
- a CDS encoding Hsp70 family protein, with protein sequence MIDAGFHLGLDYGTTNTVALLRWPDGRVRPLLVDGSPLLPSAVFAADDGSLLVGRDAERAARSEPARFEPNPKRHIDAGTVLLGEHAVPVVDLMAAALRRAYQEATRTAGVPLSSVALTHPAAWGGPRRAVLREAAARAGLPPPVLVAEPAAAASYFVGVLRQQVAVGQSVVVYDLGAGTFDAAVVRRTADGFEVRSVGGLDDVGGVDLDRVVLDLIGAVVAGADPAQWRRLTNPQTVADRRHFAALRDEARAAKEMLSRAAQADVHVPVAERQVHVTREEFERAASPLLERTVEATAATIARCGATRAELAGLILVGGSSRIPLVATLLHRRLGITPIVVEQPETVVAEGAAHLLGAGPRPVTAPGGGLRPAVVGVPPTVAPAGPSRWRRLALLAGGVASVAAIALAGYVVWPDGGRQPDGTGAGPTPTASGDRLSGTGMNAEERAAAFRDASLRDLADGFHRRATDCVPATEPQQAYGELGTVLPAELTETVRCTGAGWVAYFYLAETPAVLDLIEGNRRARNDGSSDFVDGVRVSVYQQWVPTGGGLGIYWEPEVNDGPGFLAADFLHQESDMQVVRAAWVDLLG
- a CDS encoding metallophosphoesterase family protein, whose protein sequence is MSRSIWQFTVIVAILTILFGAAAPTGATARAGTDPVLLTEPYLQLPTKNSVRVVWLTEFAGRHHVVVVGERADELNRAELRAAATGGKIRGVRVFSARTGELSRTAEDAASQIPDPPAQITRRHIWRHEATVRGLGVGSRTPYRVVSIEAGAMVASDTYTLTPAAAKGQAQQILLTSDHQSMPNTPANLQQAVATVGRIDAVFLAGDLVNVPDRASEWFDDQRGGAFFPALQGRAARTVNGVTYSGGEILQHAPIFPAIGNHEVQGRSGLPTLNESFNAPVPRAVAQAAYRKVAKQVNPRNDPRIKERWILENSFNTETYEEIFTLPTSGAGDERYYATTVGDVRLISLYATRIWRGTGIAADPANWQRTRYTEAPATVGDPLAQGWGSHIFEEIGVGSRQYQWLAREVASKQFRDAKYTVVMLHEGPHGLGDNVAPPFTDPVRTEETDAAGNTRIRYDYPRTENVLTRDVAPLLESAGVNLVLNGHSHLWNRFTADSGTHYLETSNVGNSYGAFHPLSGRSRPIPPAPWNPDNYLAQGNPGGLEPELPTVAPLTDPAGTPLPFVQSNDYSVFSVLDTGTGEVTSYRYDMRTPQVAPTVFDRFLLGA